Proteins encoded together in one Passer domesticus isolate bPasDom1 chromosome 6, bPasDom1.hap1, whole genome shotgun sequence window:
- the LOC135302350 gene encoding pituitary tumor-transforming gene 1 protein-interacting protein-like, producing MEHVLKLVALAAAACTAAGPVVDCHQYTNRSCEECLKNVTCLWCASSRRCMEYPVRRILPPADLCELRSARWGVCWVNFEALIIAMSVVGGTLLIMLGVCCCCCCCCKKKSKKPDKDDERAAREREKRRVRQEERRAEMKSRHDEIRRKYGLFKEENPYAKFEN from the exons ATGGAGCATGTgctgaagctggtggctcttgcagcagcagcatgcactgctgctggcccagtgGTGG atTGTCACCAGTATACGAACAGGAGCTGTGAAGAATGCCTGAAAAATGTCACT TGCCTGtggtgtgccagcagcaggaggtgcaTGGAGTACCCCGTCCGAAGAATCCTCCCGCCGGCCGACCTGTGCGAGCTCCGCTCGGCGCGCTGGGGAGTCTGCTGGG TGAACTTTGAAGCCCTGATCATTGCAATGTCCGTGGTGGGAGGAACACTTCTGATCATGTTGggggtctgctgctgctgctgctgctgttgtaagaaaaagagcaaaaa GCCGGACAAGGATGATgagagagcagccagggagcgggAGAAGAGGCGGGTGCGGCAGGAGGAGAG gagagcagagatgaaATCACGGCATGATGAAATCCGAAGAAAATACG GCCTGTTCAAGGAAGAGAACCCTTACGCAAAATTTGAGAATTAG